The Alosa sapidissima isolate fAloSap1 chromosome 16, fAloSap1.pri, whole genome shotgun sequence genome has a segment encoding these proteins:
- the si:ch211-51a6.2 gene encoding neurotrypsin: MDIGTCQQLFLGLLVYYSALFVSTEVSPPDGNLNIVHISAPLSCSDGFTELGYYNGSVAQTDSGSPCLKWTEFPDYVLQYPGRGLGDHSYCRNPDRESNPWCFYRQSSGAIGWAYCDCHQGSARLVGGLSKSGRLEVYLNGQWGAVCDTHWTDRDASVICRQLDLGEIGTALQHSYFGPGSGLFHYERLGCHGNENSLLECRTRKFISGDCNHGNEAGVVCVEPEGNGAPLRLVGGLEDFEGRVEVYHGGRWGTICDDQWDDIDAEVVCRHLGLGGVAKAWTWAHFGQGSGPIHLDGVQCTGNELSLEECPHGGWGRHNCDHMEDAGVSCNPYTDGVVRLVGGDSPWEGRLEVYHSGDWGTVCDDSWTDLSAQVVCRQLGFRGRAESLPISTFGEGSGLIYLDEVRCTGTEASLLDCAHTEWGRHDCSHSEDVAVRCDRGGEANEIPATAPVSGPLVRLVAGESRKEGRVEVFLNGQWGSVCDDGWNDFSAAVVCRQLGFVGVSKARSMAYFGEGQGPIHLDNVRCTGKESSLGECQADGQDAHDCRHSEDAGVICDYATEPVGDGAMAAPVCGVRPNTQRRRRRIIGGDKSLRGDWPWQVSLWLRSQSKGTHPLCGATLINSCWVVTAAHCFKRFGTDPSRYVVRLGDYHTVERDDFERSLTPERIVIHRKYHSQGWEYDIALLKLKGSDGTCVAFNPHTNAACLPALSSKKGKRPAACVITGWGITDSEYSRTLLQAWVPLLPSWKCKKRYGNRFTSRMLCAGSLSDRRRVDSCQGDSGGPLVCQDEGGRWVLTGVISWGHGCGDPTYPGVYTRVSRFLRWIEKETHSFAKV; this comes from the exons ATGGACATCGGGACATGTCAACAGCTATTCCTGGGATTACTTGTATATTACAGCGCATTGTTCGTCTCAACAGAG GTGTCCCCCCCAGATGGCAACTTAAATATTGTACATATTTCAG CCCCGCTGTCGTGCTCTGATGGCTTCACAGAGCTGGGCTACTACAATGGCTCTGTAGCTCAGACGGATTCTGGCTCCCCCTGCCTGAAGTGGACCGAGTTTCCCGACTACGTCCTGCAGTACCCCGGCAGAGGACTGGGGGACCACAGCTACTGCCGCAACCCAGACCGAGAGTCAAATCCCTGGTGCTTCTACCGGCAGAGTTCTGGAGCCATTGGCTGGGCTTACTGTGACTGTCACCAGG GTTCAGCCAGACTGGTGGGAGGTTTGTCTAAGAGTGGCCGGCTGGAGGTGTACCTGAATGGGCAGTGGGGGGCCGTGTGTGATACCCACTGGACGGACAGAGACGCCAGCGTGATCTGTAGACAGCTCGACCTTGG AGAGATCGGCACGGCACTGCAGCACTCTTACTTTGGCCCTGGTTCTGGACTTTTCCACTATGAGCGCCTTGGCTGCCATGGCAATGAAAACTCCTTGCTGGAATGTCGAACCAGGAAGTTTATCTCTGGGGATTGCAACCATGGCAATGAAgcaggggttgtgtgtgtggagccagAAG GCAATGGTGCCCCCTTGAGGTTAGTGGGAGGCCTTGAGGATTTTGAGGGTCGTGTGGAAGTGTACCACGGTGGAAGGTGGGGCACCATCTGCGACGACCAATGGGACGACATCGACGCGGAGGTGGTGTGCAGACACCTAGGTCTTGG aGGAGTTGCAAAGGCTTGGACCTGGGCCCACTTCGGACAGGGCAGCGGGCCCATCCACTTAGATGGGGTCCAGTGCACAGGAAATGAGCTGTCCCTGGAGGAGTGCCCTCACGGAGGCTGGGGTCGGCACAACTGCGACCACATGGAGGATGCCGGGGTGTCCTGCAACCCCTACACAG ATGGCGTGGTGAGGCTGGTTGGGGGGGACAGTCCCTGGGAGGGACGTCTGGAGGTCTACCACTCCGGGGACTGGGGCACGGTGTGCGACGACAGCTGGACAGACCTCAGCGCCCAGGTGGTGTGCCGGCAGCTTGGCTTCAG AGGGCGAGCTGAGTCGTTGCCGATTAGTACTTTTGGTGAGGGCTCCGGGCTGATCTATCTGGATGAGGTGCGCTGCACCGGCACAGAGGCCTCGCTCCTGGACTGTGCCCACACCGAGTGGGGGCGCCATGACTGCTCACACTCCGAAGATGTGGCAGTCCGATgcgacagaggaggagaggccaACGAGATCCCAGCAACAGCGCCTGTCTCAG GTCCCTTGGTGAGGCTGGTGGCGGGCGAGAGCAGGAAGGAGGGCCGTGTGGAGGTGTTCCTGAACGGCCAGTGGGGCAGCGTGTGCGACGACGGCTGGAATGACTTCAGCGCCGCGGTGGTGTGCCGGCAGCTGGGCTTCGT AGGGGTGTCCAAAGCACGGTCCATGGCCTATTTTGGGGAGGGCCAAGGTCCCATCCACCTGGACAATGTGAGGTGCACTGGCAAAGAGTCCTCCCTGGGCGAGTGCCAGGCTGACGGGCAAGATGCCCACGACTGTCGCCACAGCGAGGACGCTGGGGTCATCTGTGACTATGCCACTGAGCCTGTGGGAGACGGCGCCATGGCTGCGCCAGTCTGTGGCGTTCGGCCAAACACGCAGCGTCGGAGGAGGAGGATCATCGGAGGGGACAAGTCCCTCAG AGGGGATTGGCCATGGCAGGTGTCTCTGTGGCTGAGGTCGCAGTCGAAAGGGACTCACCCCCTGTGTGGAGCCACCCTCATCAACTCCTGCTGGGTGGTCACGGCAGCCCACTGCTTCAAGAG gTTCGGCACTGACCCGTCCCGCTACGTGGTGCGGCTGGGAGACTATCACACAGTGGAACGAGACGACTTTGAGCGCAGCCTCACCCCCGAGCGCATCGTCATCCACAGGAAGTACCACAGCCAGGgctgggagtacgacatcgccCTGCTCAAGCTCAAGGGCTCGGATGGGACCTGCGTGGCCTTCAACCCCCACACCAacgctgcctgcctgcccgcccTGAGCAGTAAAAAGGGCAAAAGGCCTGCGGCTTGCGTCATCACAGGCTGGGGTATCACAG aTTCCGAGTACTCTCGTACACTTCTGCAGGCCTGGGTTCCCCTACTGCCCTCTTGGAAGTGTAAGAAGCGCTATGGAAACCGCTTCACCAGCCGAATGCTGTGTGCGGGCAGCCTGTCAGACCGGCGGCGAGTGGACAGTTGCCAGGGAGACAGCGGGGGTCCACTGGTGTGTCAGGACGAGGGGGGTCGCTGGGTGCTAACGGGGGTCATATCCTGGGGTCACGGCTGCGGTGACCCCACCTATCCCGGCGTTTACACCCGAGTCAGTAGATTCCTGCGCTGGATTGAGAAAGAGACCCACAGCTTTGCAAAGGTCTGA
- the chchd1 gene encoding coiled-coil-helix-coiled-coil-helix domain-containing protein 1, which produces MASKSVTALEEKVNQLLSRTNGKPVLKPNKPLVLKDEVANRKMRRGEATCITEMSLLMACWKKNEFNNTLCSSAITTFYKCVEKAQIEAAKSKAAHQASQGGRLVPKQANTLLRRFPSIKNEH; this is translated from the exons ATGGCGTCTAAAAGTGTAACTGCACTCGAAGAGAAGGTTAATCAGCTATTAAGTCGAACGAATGGAAAGCCTGTTCTAAAGCCAAACAAGCCTCTCGTCCTCAAGGACGAAGTGGCTAATCGCAAAATGCGAAGAGGGG AGGCCACTTGCATCACAGAGATGTCCCTGCTGATGGCTTGTTGGAAGAAGAATGAATTCAATAATACACTGTGCTCCAGTGCAATCACCACTTTTTATAAGTGTGTGGAGAAAGCTCAG ATAGAGGCAGCAAAGTCAAAAGCAGCTCATCAGGCCAGCCAAGGAGGACGACTTGTTCCCAAGCAAGCCAATACTCTGCTAAGGCGATTCCCCAGTATTAAAAACGAACACTAA